The following coding sequences lie in one Hyphomonas adhaerens MHS-3 genomic window:
- a CDS encoding aspartate carbamoyltransferase catalytic subunit, which translates to MTRAAYHYSFDHEHLLSIEGLSPLDITHILDLADSYAEATRAGIRPDPVLKGKVVVNLFFENSTRTMSSFEIAARRLGADVISMPVAASSVKKGETLIDTAMTLNAMKPDALIVRHSASGGPKLLSRKVDCAVINAGDGTHQHPTQGLLDTLTIRRTKGRIEGLKVVICGDIAHSRVARSTTQTLHLMGAEVHLCAPRTLLPSGTETWGAASATTDFDKALKDADIVMMLRLQLERMDGAFLPSRREYFSFFGLTKDRLALAKPDATVMHPGPMNRGIEIESAIADGEQSVITEQVEMGVAVREAVLHLLAGGRA; encoded by the coding sequence ATGACCCGGGCGGCATATCACTACAGCTTCGATCATGAGCACCTGCTCAGTATTGAAGGGCTTTCTCCTCTCGATATTACTCACATTCTGGACTTGGCTGACAGCTATGCTGAGGCCACCCGTGCCGGCATCCGGCCGGATCCGGTGTTGAAGGGCAAGGTCGTTGTGAACCTGTTCTTCGAGAATTCCACGCGGACAATGAGCAGCTTCGAAATCGCCGCCCGCCGCCTTGGCGCAGACGTGATATCCATGCCCGTCGCAGCGTCCAGCGTGAAGAAAGGCGAAACGCTGATCGACACGGCGATGACCCTGAACGCGATGAAGCCTGACGCGCTGATCGTGCGCCACTCGGCCTCCGGCGGACCGAAACTGCTGTCGCGCAAGGTGGATTGCGCCGTGATCAATGCAGGTGACGGGACGCACCAGCACCCGACTCAGGGCCTGCTCGACACGTTGACCATCCGGCGCACGAAAGGCCGGATCGAAGGGCTCAAAGTCGTCATTTGCGGCGACATCGCCCACTCCCGTGTGGCCCGCTCCACAACACAAACACTCCACCTGATGGGCGCCGAAGTTCACCTCTGCGCCCCCCGGACATTGCTGCCATCGGGCACCGAGACCTGGGGGGCGGCCAGCGCCACGACAGATTTCGACAAGGCCCTGAAAGACGCCGACATTGTCATGATGTTGCGCCTCCAGCTGGAACGGATGGACGGCGCCTTCCTGCCCAGCCGACGCGAATATTTCAGCTTCTTCGGCCTGACCAAGGATCGGCTGGCCCTGGCAAAACCGGACGCTACCGTCATGCACCCCGGCCCGATGAACCGGGGAATCGAGATTGAAAGCGCCATCGCCGACGGCGAACAGTCCGTCATTACGGAGCAGGTCGAGATGGGTGTCGCAGTGCGCGAAGCTGTCCTCCACCTCCTGGCAGGAGGCCGCGCATGA
- a CDS encoding amidohydrolase family protein → MSLSIYNARLLDPASGLDKTGAIFVDRGKVKDIAIGQTTAHADAKATIDAGGLCLAPGLVDLRVKTGEPGVEQRETLATASRSAVAGGITSFVVMPDTKPVIDDMALVRFITDRAKTSAAARIYPAGALTTGLKGEAMAEIGLMANSGAVVFTNGDLPVANASILKRAMAYAASLGAIIMSRPDERTLAGSGVMNAGELAGRMGLPGMPVEAEWIGAMRDTALAEATGCTLILDQVSTPRTVAFAKAARERGAKVFTTAAAHSFFFNERDVGDYLTYCKVNPPFRDEETRLGLIDALKRGEIDAVVSAHDPQPPEEKRLPFGEAAFGAAGLETVLPAMLSLVHDGPLTLLEALAPVTCRPADMLGLPQGRLTPNAPADMILFDPGKPWLCEREHLRSRSTNSPFDGRRLQGRVLRTFVAGEEVFAHESVA, encoded by the coding sequence ATGAGCCTCAGCATCTACAATGCCCGCCTGCTTGACCCGGCCAGCGGCCTCGATAAGACCGGCGCGATCTTCGTCGACCGCGGCAAGGTGAAAGATATCGCAATCGGCCAAACCACGGCCCATGCGGATGCCAAAGCGACCATTGATGCAGGCGGCCTATGCCTTGCCCCCGGACTTGTGGACCTTCGCGTGAAGACCGGCGAACCGGGCGTGGAGCAGAGAGAGACGCTGGCAACCGCGTCGCGCTCAGCGGTCGCGGGCGGCATCACGAGTTTCGTTGTGATGCCCGACACGAAACCCGTCATCGACGACATGGCGCTCGTTCGCTTCATCACCGACCGGGCAAAAACCAGCGCGGCTGCCCGGATCTATCCCGCTGGCGCCCTTACGACCGGCCTGAAGGGCGAAGCCATGGCCGAGATTGGCCTCATGGCGAATTCCGGCGCGGTCGTTTTCACCAATGGAGACCTGCCGGTCGCCAACGCGTCGATCCTGAAACGGGCGATGGCATACGCAGCCAGCCTCGGTGCAATCATTATGTCCCGGCCAGACGAACGGACGCTTGCGGGATCCGGCGTCATGAATGCCGGTGAACTGGCGGGCCGCATGGGCCTCCCCGGCATGCCTGTCGAAGCCGAATGGATCGGCGCCATGCGGGATACGGCGTTGGCGGAAGCGACGGGCTGCACGCTCATCCTGGACCAGGTCTCCACACCCCGCACCGTTGCGTTCGCCAAGGCGGCGCGTGAGCGGGGGGCGAAGGTCTTCACGACAGCTGCCGCACACAGCTTCTTCTTTAACGAGCGTGATGTCGGCGACTACCTCACCTACTGCAAAGTCAATCCGCCCTTCCGGGACGAAGAGACACGGCTCGGCCTGATTGATGCCTTGAAACGAGGTGAGATCGATGCCGTTGTTTCGGCGCACGATCCTCAACCTCCTGAAGAAAAGCGCCTCCCATTTGGCGAAGCGGCATTTGGCGCGGCTGGACTGGAAACCGTGCTGCCGGCCATGCTCAGCCTTGTTCATGACGGGCCGCTGACTCTGCTGGAAGCCCTCGCACCCGTTACCTGCCGTCCTGCCGACATGTTGGGACTTCCGCAGGGCCGGCTGACACCGAATGCCCCCGCGGACATGATTCTGTTCGATCCCGGCAAGCCCTGGCTTTGCGAGCGGGAACATCTGCGCTCGCGCTCAACGAACTCTCCTTTCGATGGGCGGCGCCTTCAAGGCCGCGTATTGCGGACCTTTGTCGCCGGGGAAGAAGTCTTCGCTCACGAAAGCGTCGCCTGA
- the plsY gene encoding glycerol-3-phosphate 1-O-acyltransferase PlsY: MAAYLLYPLAALIGYLAGSIPFGLLMTRAAGVGDIRQIGSGNIGATNVLRTGRKDLALATLLLDSLKAGLVALGFGVLSGPEAGLIAGASAFVGHCYPVWLGFKGGKGVATFAGLLPFVSLPAFYVAAPVWLAIFAITRISSLAALTAAVLVAPGAWFVEELQHRPHNWFVLSGLAVLSAFVFWTHRTNLGRLLKGTEPRFGSSKAKPDA; the protein is encoded by the coding sequence ATGGCCGCATACCTATTATATCCGCTTGCTGCGCTGATCGGCTATCTGGCCGGCTCCATCCCGTTTGGTCTTCTGATGACCCGCGCAGCCGGTGTGGGCGATATACGCCAGATCGGCTCAGGCAACATCGGCGCAACAAATGTATTGCGAACAGGCCGAAAGGATCTGGCGCTGGCAACCCTGCTGCTCGACAGCCTCAAAGCCGGCCTGGTCGCTCTGGGATTCGGGGTCCTGAGCGGTCCGGAAGCAGGACTGATCGCCGGCGCGTCAGCGTTCGTGGGCCATTGCTATCCGGTTTGGCTGGGCTTCAAGGGCGGGAAAGGCGTTGCGACATTCGCCGGCCTGTTGCCGTTTGTCTCGCTTCCGGCATTCTATGTTGCGGCGCCCGTCTGGCTCGCCATTTTTGCAATCACGCGCATTTCTTCTCTTGCTGCGCTGACGGCTGCAGTCCTCGTCGCCCCAGGGGCCTGGTTTGTGGAGGAACTTCAGCACAGGCCTCATAACTGGTTTGTCCTCTCCGGACTGGCTGTGTTGTCAGCTTTCGTTTTCTGGACCCATCGCACAAATCTTGGCCGCCTTCTCAAAGGCACCGAGCCGCGTTTTGGGAGCTCCAAAGCGAAACCTGACGCATGA
- the dprA gene encoding DNA-processing protein DprA encodes MMSDGERLNWIRLARTHGIGPVSFFQLLRRFGSAGAALDALPELSNRSRRARPLQPPPPEQVEQELKAVHRYGARIVLSSEPDYPPLLRDLEPPPPVLTVLGNTGLAARPTVAIVGARNASAAGRKIARNMAAELGQNGFSIVSGLALGIDGEAHAASLESGTVAVLGGAIDHVYPPQHQRLYAEIAASGLIVSESPFGYRAKAQDFPRRNRIITGMSMGVVVVEAAERSGSLISARVAGEQGREVMAVPGSPLDPRAAGTNSLLHQGATLVRHADDVLDILATLDRRSVSAPPPRPFEYDPDAGEPSESELQRVVEALSPHPMPIDEIARASSLPAARCAAVLLELELSGEAQTLPGGLAAKAF; translated from the coding sequence ATGATGTCTGACGGCGAACGCCTGAACTGGATCCGCCTTGCCAGAACCCACGGCATCGGGCCCGTCAGCTTCTTTCAGTTGCTGCGCCGGTTCGGTTCAGCCGGGGCGGCGCTCGACGCTCTTCCGGAATTGTCGAACCGCTCTCGCAGGGCCCGGCCTCTCCAGCCACCGCCGCCAGAGCAGGTCGAGCAGGAACTGAAAGCGGTGCACCGCTACGGCGCCCGCATCGTCCTGAGTTCCGAACCGGACTACCCGCCTCTCCTGAGAGACCTTGAACCGCCACCACCTGTCCTGACCGTGCTTGGCAATACTGGCCTGGCCGCTCGCCCAACCGTCGCAATCGTAGGCGCTCGGAATGCATCGGCGGCAGGCCGAAAAATCGCGCGCAACATGGCCGCCGAGCTTGGCCAGAACGGATTTTCCATCGTGTCCGGCCTGGCGCTCGGCATTGACGGCGAAGCGCACGCCGCCAGTCTTGAGTCGGGGACGGTTGCGGTGCTGGGGGGCGCAATTGACCATGTCTATCCGCCTCAGCACCAAAGGCTCTACGCCGAGATTGCCGCTTCCGGTCTCATCGTTTCGGAAAGCCCGTTCGGATACCGGGCCAAGGCGCAGGATTTCCCGCGCCGTAACCGTATCATTACGGGCATGTCGATGGGTGTGGTCGTTGTGGAAGCGGCCGAACGCTCGGGGTCACTGATTTCAGCGCGGGTCGCAGGGGAACAGGGCCGCGAAGTGATGGCGGTGCCGGGCTCGCCACTCGATCCACGGGCTGCCGGAACAAACAGCCTGCTGCATCAGGGCGCAACGCTCGTTCGTCATGCCGATGACGTCCTTGATATTCTCGCCACATTGGATCGGCGCAGTGTTTCGGCCCCTCCTCCACGCCCGTTCGAGTACGACCCGGATGCGGGCGAGCCGAGCGAATCGGAATTGCAGCGGGTCGTCGAAGCGCTCTCTCCTCACCCCATGCCGATCGACGAAATCGCCCGCGCGAGCAGCTTGCCAGCCGCGCGCTGCGCCGCCGTTCTGCTGGAACTGGAACTTTCCGGCGAAGCCCAGACCCTGCCGGGTGGACTGGCTGCAAAAGCCTTTTGA
- a CDS encoding LPS-assembly protein LptD: MANWYHYAAALALAATPSLGAMAEEATTPPDAAAAPSEQVVLEADYVYELRDENSIVAEGNVEALYDGRILRADRLIYNRTTERVRATGNVVIIDTDGSQQFSDEVEVGSNLSDGYAIGYSARLTDGSTVVASSAIRQPGGINAMDQVIYTACPICEAKGQKPTWTLRARRAVLDQESQMMSYRDAVLEVMGIPVFYFPYLAHPDPTSDRRSGLLIPSVGLSSKLGAFYQQPYYWAVSDSSELTISPMISANVNPMLELDYRKRFYSGAINLNTSLTREKDFDSDGEKFGEEKWRGHLYGSGRFALNNHWQWGFGVETQTDDLYDRRYDLDGQGEERGIYMSQPRRLLSQLYAVGQGDTYYTDVALLSIQGLRGGDVNGSLPKVTPLLFSEKYWDLGDYGFASVNASTAVLRRNVGSDSQRVSVGTDWTAYKILPGGFTFEPFAELRGDFYQLDSNSAGNGNESRLVGNAGTRIAYPMIRPGKTVDIMLEPEVMAAWGTSNSNDPAIPNEDALLFEMDESALFDANGVAGYDLYEGDGKLSAALTARAVWKDGPELSATFGRRWRSRTDTAFNTISNLDGTTSDWMAAATADFGRALRIDTHVRLDDDGMQLNRIDTRLTTQAKRWRATGQYYKISERLNLGGREEEGIYLSGEIRVTDRYSILFGQLRDISDNLNVQRDIGIAYEDECSRLELVFSRTELQDRTQGPSENIQVRFSLKTLGQFGSSEFD, translated from the coding sequence TTGGCAAATTGGTATCACTACGCTGCAGCCCTGGCGCTGGCCGCTACGCCCTCTCTTGGGGCGATGGCTGAGGAAGCCACCACCCCCCCCGATGCCGCAGCGGCGCCCTCCGAACAGGTGGTTCTGGAAGCGGACTATGTCTACGAGTTGCGAGACGAGAACTCGATCGTTGCCGAAGGCAATGTCGAGGCGCTGTATGACGGGCGGATTTTGCGCGCGGATCGCCTGATCTACAACCGGACAACAGAGCGCGTCCGGGCCACTGGCAATGTGGTGATAATCGACACGGACGGAAGCCAGCAATTTTCCGACGAAGTTGAAGTCGGCTCGAACCTGTCTGATGGCTATGCGATCGGTTACTCCGCACGCCTGACAGATGGGTCAACCGTTGTTGCGAGTTCAGCTATCCGCCAGCCGGGTGGCATCAACGCAATGGACCAGGTCATCTACACCGCCTGCCCGATCTGCGAAGCCAAAGGTCAGAAACCGACCTGGACGCTGCGCGCCCGCCGTGCCGTGCTGGATCAGGAATCCCAGATGATGTCGTATCGGGATGCCGTGCTGGAAGTCATGGGCATTCCGGTCTTCTACTTTCCTTACCTGGCCCACCCGGACCCGACGTCGGACCGCCGGTCAGGCTTGCTGATCCCGTCGGTGGGCCTTTCTTCCAAGCTCGGCGCATTCTATCAGCAACCCTATTATTGGGCGGTTTCAGACTCTTCCGAGTTGACGATCTCACCCATGATTTCGGCTAACGTCAATCCGATGCTGGAACTCGATTACCGGAAGCGGTTTTATTCCGGGGCCATCAACCTCAATACCAGCCTCACGCGCGAAAAGGACTTCGACAGCGACGGCGAAAAATTCGGCGAAGAAAAATGGCGGGGCCATCTCTATGGCAGCGGCCGGTTCGCGCTGAACAACCATTGGCAATGGGGTTTTGGCGTCGAAACGCAGACCGATGACCTTTACGATCGCCGCTACGACCTCGACGGACAAGGCGAAGAGCGCGGCATTTATATGAGCCAGCCGCGGCGCCTTTTATCCCAGCTCTACGCCGTGGGACAGGGTGACACCTACTACACGGACGTCGCTCTGCTATCTATTCAAGGCCTGCGCGGCGGTGACGTTAATGGCAGCCTGCCAAAGGTCACGCCGCTGCTATTCAGTGAGAAATATTGGGATTTGGGTGACTACGGGTTCGCCAGCGTGAACGCCTCAACGGCTGTGTTGCGCCGCAATGTGGGATCCGACAGCCAGCGCGTGAGTGTCGGAACCGATTGGACCGCCTATAAAATTCTGCCGGGCGGCTTCACGTTCGAACCGTTCGCCGAATTACGCGGTGACTTCTATCAGCTGGACTCGAATTCCGCAGGCAACGGCAATGAATCGCGCCTTGTTGGCAATGCTGGAACACGCATAGCCTACCCGATGATCCGTCCAGGCAAGACGGTCGACATCATGCTTGAACCGGAGGTCATGGCGGCGTGGGGCACTTCGAACTCCAACGACCCGGCCATCCCGAATGAAGACGCACTGCTCTTCGAGATGGACGAAAGCGCGCTGTTCGATGCCAACGGTGTCGCCGGATACGACCTCTATGAAGGGGATGGGAAATTATCCGCAGCTTTGACGGCGAGAGCTGTGTGGAAGGATGGTCCTGAACTATCAGCGACGTTCGGCCGCCGTTGGCGTTCCCGGACTGACACTGCATTCAACACCATCTCCAACCTCGACGGCACGACATCCGACTGGATGGCCGCAGCGACAGCCGACTTCGGCCGTGCTTTGCGTATCGATACGCATGTTCGCCTTGACGATGACGGGATGCAACTGAACCGCATCGATACCCGCCTGACGACGCAAGCGAAGCGCTGGCGCGCGACGGGCCAGTACTACAAGATCAGCGAACGTCTGAACCTCGGTGGACGAGAAGAGGAAGGCATTTACCTGAGCGGCGAGATACGCGTAACGGATCGCTACTCCATCCTGTTTGGCCAGCTGAGGGATATTTCAGACAATCTCAACGTCCAGCGAGACATCGGCATTGCCTATGAAGACGAGTGTTCGCGTCTTGAGTTGGTCTTCAGCCGGACCGAATTGCAGGATCGCACGCAGGGCCCCTCGGAGAACATCCAAGTCCGTTTCTCGCTCAAAACACTCGGCCAGTTCGGATCAAGCGAGTTCGACTGA
- a CDS encoding SurA N-terminal domain-containing protein — protein sequence MVRKLVAAAVFLALPFAGIANAQDAAPDDGSLTLEGVAAVVNDQPISFTDVRDRARMLLLSLGGQQPSQEQVQQITGQALEQLIDEHLQLDKAAEFDLEISKEEIDGAVEGMAAQSGLTGADLKSQLLAAGIDPSSLEEQMRAEIAWNRVMSGLYGSRIRISDNQVDDEIEQIRSATKKTQYRISEIFLFAPDAETRTQAEEAARSILEQLKAGADFRVAAQRLSSAPTAATGGDMGWVSLADVSPDLAPAIEAASGPGLLDPIVVDNGVYILFIQNKREPAEATTKVDLIRLITRDATDENLKAAMDRITSCDDVQSVANTTQGLRAQPLDDINVDELGPEGKSLVENAEIGQPTDIFAVSGGLGTMYVCRREEGAEAIPSRDDLKNNLKGRELNMISERELRNLRRDATIIYR from the coding sequence ATGGTTCGCAAACTCGTCGCCGCCGCTGTATTTCTGGCTCTCCCCTTTGCCGGAATCGCGAATGCGCAGGACGCCGCCCCGGACGATGGCAGCCTGACGCTGGAAGGCGTTGCTGCTGTTGTGAACGATCAACCGATCTCGTTTACCGACGTCCGCGACCGGGCCCGCATGCTGCTGCTCAGCCTTGGCGGCCAGCAGCCGTCCCAGGAACAGGTTCAGCAAATTACCGGACAGGCTCTTGAGCAGCTGATTGACGAGCATCTGCAACTGGACAAGGCGGCTGAATTCGATCTGGAGATCAGCAAGGAAGAAATCGATGGGGCCGTTGAGGGTATGGCAGCCCAGTCCGGCCTCACCGGTGCGGACCTGAAATCGCAATTGCTCGCGGCAGGGATCGATCCGTCCAGCCTTGAGGAGCAAATGCGCGCCGAAATCGCCTGGAACCGGGTGATGAGCGGCCTGTATGGCTCTCGTATCCGGATTTCTGACAATCAGGTCGATGATGAAATCGAACAGATTCGTTCAGCTACGAAAAAGACCCAGTACAGGATTTCTGAGATCTTCCTGTTCGCACCGGACGCCGAGACCCGCACACAGGCAGAAGAAGCGGCGCGGTCGATCCTTGAACAATTGAAAGCTGGCGCTGATTTCCGCGTTGCAGCTCAACGGCTTTCTTCTGCACCCACAGCCGCGACCGGCGGCGATATGGGCTGGGTGTCCCTCGCAGATGTCTCGCCAGACCTCGCGCCTGCCATCGAAGCTGCAAGCGGCCCCGGATTGCTGGATCCGATCGTTGTCGACAATGGAGTCTACATCCTGTTCATCCAGAACAAGCGGGAACCGGCGGAAGCCACGACCAAGGTGGATCTTATCCGCCTGATTACCCGGGACGCGACAGACGAAAACCTGAAAGCAGCCATGGACCGCATTACGTCCTGCGATGACGTGCAATCCGTCGCCAACACCACACAGGGACTGCGCGCCCAGCCACTGGACGACATCAATGTTGATGAGTTGGGCCCAGAAGGAAAATCCCTGGTCGAGAACGCAGAAATCGGCCAACCGACCGATATCTTCGCTGTGAGCGGCGGGCTCGGCACCATGTATGTTTGCCGGCGCGAAGAAGGCGCTGAAGCGATCCCGTCGCGCGACGATCTCAAAAACAACCTCAAGGGCCGCGAACTGAACATGATTTCAGAGCGCGAACTGCGGAACCTGCGCCGCGACGCGACGATTATCTACCGCTAA
- the pdxA gene encoding 4-hydroxythreonine-4-phosphate dehydrogenase PdxA, with the protein MPLPPLVLSMGDPAGVGPAITAAAWDALKNDSSLAFYVIGAPDLYSQHCPVQEISSPEEAAAAFGSALPVFPIRNLPEIAPGKPDAAAAPAIISAIETGVAHVRAGKAAGLVTNPINKALLYGTGFRHPGHTEFIAELCRSDGAAALRPVMMLTGGGLRVALATIHQSLASVPGSLTRDSLVELGTIVHAALKTDFGIPSPRIAFSGLNPHAGENGALGREEIEIINPAAETLRSRNIDISDARPGDTVFAEALSGKYDAVIAMTHDQGLIPVKTLDFWGGVNMTLGLPIVRTSPDHGTGYDAAAAGNPRPDSLIAAIKSAAMVARNRQTQ; encoded by the coding sequence ATGCCCCTTCCCCCCCTGGTCCTATCCATGGGCGATCCTGCCGGTGTGGGCCCAGCCATCACGGCTGCGGCGTGGGACGCACTGAAAAACGACAGCTCATTGGCGTTCTACGTGATCGGCGCGCCGGATCTGTACAGTCAGCACTGCCCGGTACAGGAGATCTCATCGCCTGAAGAGGCGGCGGCTGCGTTCGGATCGGCGCTTCCGGTTTTTCCCATCCGCAATCTGCCCGAAATAGCCCCCGGCAAACCGGATGCTGCTGCAGCGCCGGCCATCATCTCCGCAATCGAAACCGGGGTAGCACATGTCCGAGCGGGCAAGGCAGCAGGCCTTGTGACCAACCCGATCAACAAGGCCTTGCTCTACGGGACGGGATTCCGGCACCCAGGACACACCGAATTCATAGCCGAACTCTGCCGCTCAGACGGCGCCGCAGCTCTGCGGCCGGTCATGATGCTGACCGGCGGCGGCCTCCGAGTTGCGCTGGCCACAATTCACCAATCGCTCGCCAGCGTGCCGGGCAGCCTGACACGGGACAGTCTGGTTGAACTCGGCACCATTGTGCATGCCGCGCTGAAAACGGATTTCGGGATCCCCTCCCCGCGTATCGCGTTTTCCGGCCTCAACCCACACGCAGGCGAAAACGGCGCACTCGGACGCGAAGAGATCGAAATCATCAATCCGGCCGCAGAAACACTCCGCTCCCGGAATATTGATATATCGGACGCCAGACCGGGCGACACCGTTTTTGCAGAAGCCTTGTCAGGCAAGTATGACGCCGTGATTGCCATGACGCATGACCAGGGGCTGATTCCGGTCAAGACACTGGACTTCTGGGGCGGAGTGAACATGACGCTTGGCCTTCCGATCGTCCGCACCAGCCCTGACCATGGCACAGGCTATGACGCCGCCGCCGCAGGAAATCCCAGGCCCGACAGCCTGATCGCGGCAATCAAGTCAGCGGCCATGGTCGCTAGAAACAGGCAAACCCAATGA
- the rsmA gene encoding 16S rRNA (adenine(1518)-N(6)/adenine(1519)-N(6))-dimethyltransferase RsmA, whose amino-acid sequence MSDQNDPELTQAPARKALGQHFLFDPSILHRAATAAGPLDGRTVIEVGPGPGGLTRAILKEGAAKLIAVETDPRFASALQDWPEARDGRLMVIEKDARKVKWETILAEAGAETPAMIIANLPYNVGTILLIDWLKAGAWRGEMALMFQKEVAQRICADPGTEHYGRLAVLAHAVTRPHIAFTLPPGAFKPPPKVDSAVAVLEPLPESEQFPHLDKLEQVAGAAFGQRRKMLRAGLKPFAKKHGLKAEDWLKDLGIDPTARAETLTQEEFRRMAASLVK is encoded by the coding sequence ATGAGCGATCAGAACGATCCCGAGCTGACACAGGCACCGGCCCGCAAGGCGCTTGGCCAACACTTCCTGTTCGATCCCAGCATTCTGCACAGGGCAGCCACGGCAGCTGGCCCGCTTGACGGGCGGACAGTCATCGAAGTTGGTCCCGGTCCCGGCGGCCTGACGCGCGCCATCCTGAAAGAAGGCGCCGCGAAGCTGATCGCCGTCGAGACGGATCCGCGTTTCGCCTCTGCCCTGCAGGACTGGCCAGAAGCCCGGGATGGCCGGTTGATGGTCATCGAAAAAGATGCCCGGAAGGTAAAATGGGAGACCATACTGGCCGAGGCCGGTGCAGAGACACCGGCCATGATCATCGCCAACCTCCCCTACAATGTCGGAACCATCCTGCTGATTGACTGGCTGAAAGCCGGCGCATGGCGCGGAGAAATGGCGCTGATGTTCCAGAAGGAAGTCGCGCAACGCATTTGCGCCGATCCGGGAACGGAGCATTATGGCCGTCTTGCTGTCCTTGCCCATGCCGTCACCCGGCCACATATCGCCTTCACCCTACCGCCCGGCGCTTTCAAGCCGCCGCCAAAAGTGGACAGCGCGGTCGCCGTTCTGGAACCTCTCCCGGAAAGTGAGCAGTTTCCACACCTCGACAAGCTGGAACAAGTGGCCGGCGCGGCATTCGGCCAGCGCAGGAAGATGCTTCGCGCCGGGCTGAAGCCGTTCGCCAAGAAACACGGGCTGAAAGCCGAAGACTGGCTGAAGGACCTTGGCATTGATCCAACTGCCCGGGCTGAAACCCTGACGCAGGAAGAGTTCCGGCGCATGGCAGCATCCCTCGTCAAATAG